In the genome of Pseudomonas sp. P5_109, one region contains:
- a CDS encoding ABC transporter ATP-binding protein gives MSSALSIRQLTKTYGNGFQALSGIDLDVAEGDFFALLGPNGAGKSTTIGILSTLVNKTSGTVNIFGHDLDRNPAQLKRCIGVVPQEFNFNQFEKTFDIVVTQAGYYGIPAKIAKERAEQYLTQLGLWDKKDVPSRSLSGGMKRRLMIARALVHEPRLLILDEPTAGVDIELRRSMWSFLTELNQKGITIILTTHYLEEAEQLCRNIGIIDHGTIVENTSMKQLLSQLHVETFLLDMKNTLHVAPQLIGYPARLVDSHTLEVQVDKSMGITALFTQLAQQNIEVLSLRNKTNRLEELFVSLVEKNLSKVAV, from the coding sequence ATGAGTTCCGCTCTGTCCATCCGGCAGCTAACCAAAACCTACGGCAACGGTTTCCAGGCCCTGAGTGGTATCGATCTGGATGTCGCCGAGGGTGACTTTTTCGCCTTGCTTGGCCCCAACGGCGCCGGCAAATCCACGACCATCGGTATTCTCTCGACCCTGGTGAACAAGACCAGCGGCACGGTGAATATCTTCGGTCACGACCTGGACAGGAATCCTGCGCAGCTCAAACGCTGCATCGGCGTGGTGCCTCAGGAATTCAACTTCAACCAGTTCGAAAAGACCTTCGACATCGTCGTGACCCAGGCCGGCTACTACGGCATCCCGGCGAAAATCGCCAAGGAACGCGCCGAGCAGTACCTGACCCAGCTCGGCTTGTGGGACAAGAAGGACGTGCCGTCGCGTTCGCTGTCCGGCGGCATGAAGCGGCGCCTGATGATCGCCCGCGCGCTGGTCCATGAACCGCGCCTGCTGATCCTTGACGAACCGACTGCCGGGGTGGACATCGAACTGCGTCGCTCGATGTGGAGCTTCCTCACCGAGCTGAACCAGAAAGGCATCACCATCATCCTCACCACCCACTACCTGGAAGAGGCTGAGCAGTTGTGCCGCAACATCGGCATCATCGACCACGGCACCATTGTCGAGAACACCAGCATGAAGCAGTTGCTTAGCCAATTGCATGTGGAAACGTTCCTGCTGGATATGAAGAACACGTTGCACGTGGCGCCTCAGTTGATCGGCTACCCGGCCAGACTGGTCGATAGTCACACCCTGGAAGTCCAGGTGGACAAGTCCATGGGCATCACCGCGCTGTTCACCCAGTTAGCGCAGCAAAACATCGAAGTGCTGAGCCTGCGTAACAAAACCAATCGCCTCGAGGAGTTGTTCGTGTCCCTGGTGGAGAAAAATCTGTCGAAGGTGGCGGTATGA
- a CDS encoding transglutaminase family protein, translated as MHEYLSPGRFIDSDHPSVVEFAEKHRGASRDPLEQAISLYYAVREAVRYNPYTFSRDPQTLRGSYALATGESYCVPKATLLAGAARHCGIPARIGLADVRNHLSTPRLLELLKSDMFAMHGYTEFYLQGRWIKATPAFNRKLCDLFNVAPLEFDGINDSVFHPYNREGAKLMEYLVDHGQFADVPEAFFFEHLEKCYPHLFGEQQQPLLGDMQSDLSRA; from the coding sequence ATGCACGAGTATCTGAGTCCCGGCCGCTTCATCGATAGTGACCATCCGTCCGTGGTGGAGTTCGCCGAAAAACACCGTGGCGCCAGTCGCGATCCGCTTGAGCAGGCGATCAGTCTCTATTACGCCGTGCGTGAAGCGGTACGCTACAACCCCTACACCTTCAGTCGCGATCCGCAGACCCTGCGCGGCAGTTATGCGCTGGCGACCGGGGAAAGTTACTGCGTACCCAAGGCCACGCTGCTGGCCGGTGCCGCGCGGCATTGCGGGATTCCCGCGCGGATCGGCCTGGCGGATGTGCGCAATCATTTGTCGACGCCACGGCTGCTTGAGCTGCTCAAGAGCGACATGTTCGCCATGCACGGCTACACCGAGTTTTATTTGCAGGGTCGCTGGATCAAGGCGACACCGGCGTTCAACCGCAAGCTCTGCGACCTGTTCAATGTGGCGCCGCTGGAGTTCGACGGGATCAACGACAGCGTTTTTCATCCCTACAACCGCGAGGGCGCGAAGCTGATGGAGTACCTCGTCGATCACGGCCAGTTCGCCGACGTACCTGAAGCGTTCTTTTTCGAACACCTGGAAAAATGCTATCCGCACCTGTTCGGCGAGCAACAGCAACCGCTGTTGGGTGACATGCAGAGCGATTTGAGTCGCGCCTGA
- a CDS encoding glutathione S-transferase family protein, giving the protein MLKIWGRKNSSNVRKPLWAAEELGLAYEAIDAGGAFGVVDTPEYRAMNPNGRVPVIEDDGFVLWESNAIVRYLMARHAGGTAWYPADLQARATADKWMDWTTSSFAGPFRTVFWGVLRTPADQQDWAAIKAAIKECDTLLAMADQALANSPYLSGDEIGMGDIPLGSFIYAWFEMPIERVPQPHLQAWYARLKQRPAYRKAVMTALT; this is encoded by the coding sequence ATGCTGAAGATCTGGGGTCGGAAAAACTCGTCGAATGTCAGGAAACCGTTGTGGGCCGCCGAAGAGTTGGGGCTGGCCTATGAAGCCATCGATGCCGGTGGCGCCTTTGGAGTCGTCGATACCCCCGAGTACCGAGCGATGAACCCGAACGGTCGGGTTCCGGTGATCGAAGACGATGGTTTCGTATTGTGGGAATCCAACGCCATCGTGCGTTACCTGATGGCCCGTCACGCCGGCGGTACGGCCTGGTATCCGGCGGATCTGCAAGCCCGTGCCACCGCCGACAAGTGGATGGACTGGACCACCTCGAGTTTTGCCGGACCGTTTCGCACCGTGTTCTGGGGCGTACTGCGCACCCCGGCAGACCAGCAGGATTGGGCGGCCATCAAGGCGGCGATCAAGGAATGCGACACGCTGCTGGCGATGGCCGATCAGGCGTTGGCGAACTCGCCCTACCTGTCCGGAGACGAGATCGGCATGGGCGATATTCCCCTGGGCAGTTTCATTTATGCCTGGTTCGAGATGCCGATCGAGCGTGTGCCACAACCGCATCTGCAGGCCTGGTATGCACGGTTGAAACAGCGTCCGGCGTATCGCAAAGCCGTCATGACCGCGTTGACTTAA